The Sphingomonas alpina genome has a segment encoding these proteins:
- a CDS encoding DMT family transporter yields MIRPAPNVTRAYLMLAIVMLFWAGNSIVARAVKDDIPPFTLAFVRWTGALIILLPIAWASLRRDRAALLAGWRPVLLLGLVGVAGFNGFLYWGLHHTTATNGLLLQAAIPALVLVCNAVFFRERAGEWQVGGVILSTLGVAVVVVRADLQVLARLQLGFGDLLILCAVLAWAIYTSLLRIRPAIHQLTFLSVTFTIAALTMLPLALSEWRAVADITWRPAVIGAFAYVAILPSVVAYFLFNSAVDEIGAARAGQTISLMPLFGAGLAAALLGEALHPYHIAGMVLILSGIAMAALLHRETAQAG; encoded by the coding sequence ATGATCCGCCCTGCCCCCAACGTCACCCGCGCCTATCTCATGCTCGCAATCGTAATGCTGTTCTGGGCGGGCAATTCGATCGTCGCACGGGCAGTGAAGGACGATATCCCGCCCTTTACCCTCGCCTTCGTACGCTGGACCGGCGCGCTGATCATCCTGTTGCCGATCGCATGGGCCTCGCTGCGCCGCGACCGCGCGGCGCTGCTCGCGGGATGGCGGCCGGTGCTGCTGCTCGGCCTGGTCGGCGTCGCGGGGTTCAACGGTTTCCTCTATTGGGGCCTTCATCATACCACCGCGACCAACGGGTTGCTGCTGCAGGCGGCGATCCCGGCACTGGTGCTGGTGTGCAATGCGGTCTTTTTCCGCGAGCGCGCCGGGGAATGGCAGGTCGGCGGCGTCATCCTGTCGACACTCGGCGTGGCAGTGGTCGTGGTCCGCGCCGACCTGCAAGTGTTGGCGAGGCTGCAGCTTGGCTTTGGCGATCTGCTGATCCTGTGCGCGGTGCTTGCCTGGGCGATCTATACCAGCCTGTTGCGTATCCGGCCGGCAATCCACCAGCTGACCTTCCTGTCCGTCACCTTCACCATCGCGGCCCTGACGATGCTGCCGCTCGCGCTTTCCGAATGGCGCGCCGTTGCAGACATCACATGGCGGCCGGCGGTGATCGGCGCGTTCGCCTATGTTGCGATCCTGCCGTCGGTGGTAGCCTATTTCCTGTTCAACTCAGCGGTCGACGAGATCGGTGCGGCACGCGCCGGCCAGACGATCAGCCTGATGCCATTGTTCGGCGCGGGGCTGGCGGCGGCTCTGCTCGGCGAGGCGCTCCATCCCTATCACATCGCCGGCATGGTGTTGATCCTGAGCGGCATCGCGATGGCGGCATTGCTCCACCGCGAGACGGCCCAGGCGGGATAA
- a CDS encoding HlyD family secretion protein — translation MNAITMPLDVPVKAKRKLPRALVVGAGAVLLAGAGATWIAMPGASESTDNAYLRADTTIVSARVGGTVTEMLVRDNQQVRAGDPLIRIDPQEYDAKLAVAQASVSDADAGVASARAALVTFVADRQVAEADVEVAQSTIASADAERRRAEADTVRYQALAERGFVTQRDAERIAAAAVDARAQQRRSVASLAVSRDRASATSVRRAALEADLAKAQAVAARARASLRLAQQDRGYAFVRAAVSGTIGNRQAQTGDLVQPGTRLLTIVPQAGLYVVANFKETQTGRMLIGQRAQVKVDALGGEALSGRIDSFAPASGSEFALLPFEPGSGNFTKIVQRVPVRIALDPGQAMLARLRPGLSVTATVRVKP, via the coding sequence ATGAACGCCATTACCATGCCGCTCGACGTGCCCGTAAAGGCAAAGCGCAAGCTGCCCCGTGCGCTGGTCGTTGGTGCTGGCGCTGTCCTGCTCGCCGGCGCTGGCGCAACCTGGATCGCGATGCCCGGCGCAAGCGAAAGCACCGACAATGCCTATCTGCGTGCCGATACGACCATCGTCTCGGCACGGGTTGGCGGCACCGTCACCGAAATGCTGGTGCGCGACAACCAGCAGGTCCGCGCCGGCGACCCGCTGATCCGGATCGATCCGCAGGAATATGATGCGAAACTGGCGGTTGCCCAGGCCTCGGTCAGCGATGCCGATGCCGGCGTCGCCAGCGCAAGGGCCGCGCTCGTCACGTTCGTCGCCGACCGGCAGGTTGCCGAAGCGGACGTCGAAGTGGCGCAAAGTACGATCGCCTCGGCTGACGCCGAACGCCGCCGCGCCGAAGCAGACACCGTGCGCTATCAGGCACTGGCGGAGCGCGGCTTCGTGACTCAGCGCGATGCCGAACGTATCGCGGCGGCGGCGGTGGATGCGCGGGCGCAACAGCGCCGCAGCGTCGCCAGCCTGGCGGTCAGTCGCGACAGAGCGTCGGCGACGAGTGTCCGGCGTGCCGCGCTCGAGGCCGATCTGGCCAAGGCGCAAGCGGTGGCGGCGCGCGCGCGGGCCAGCCTGAGGCTGGCGCAGCAGGATCGCGGCTATGCCTTTGTGCGCGCGGCGGTCTCGGGCACGATCGGCAATCGTCAGGCGCAGACCGGCGACCTGGTCCAGCCGGGCACGCGCTTGCTGACCATCGTGCCGCAGGCCGGTCTCTATGTGGTCGCCAACTTCAAGGAGACTCAGACCGGCCGGATGCTGATCGGCCAGCGCGCGCAGGTGAAGGTCGACGCGCTGGGCGGCGAAGCACTGAGCGGGCGGATCGACAGCTTCGCGCCGGCCTCGGGTTCGGAATTCGCGCTGCTGCCGTTCGAGCCTGGATCGGGCAATTTCACCAAGATCGTGCAGCGCGTGCCGGTGCGTATCGCGCTTGATCCGGGACAGGCAATGCTTGCGCGGCTGCGCCCCGGGCTGTCGGTGACGGCAACCGTGCGGGTCAAGCCTTAG
- a CDS encoding PaaI family thioesterase — protein MSDLSGLEQLRRMIATDAQPPIGRTLDFSLVEVGDGRAVFEGDPDGRTYNPLGTVHGGYAATLLDSACGIATHSKLAPGQSYTTLELKVSYHRAMTADTGPVRAEGTITAFGRRVAFAEAKLTDANGRLLASATSTLLVITP, from the coding sequence ATGAGCGACCTCAGCGGACTGGAGCAATTGCGCCGGATGATCGCCACCGATGCGCAGCCACCGATCGGCCGGACGCTCGATTTCTCGTTGGTCGAAGTGGGGGATGGTCGTGCGGTGTTCGAAGGCGATCCCGATGGGCGGACCTATAATCCGCTCGGCACGGTACATGGCGGCTATGCCGCGACCCTGCTCGATTCGGCGTGCGGCATCGCGACCCACTCGAAGCTCGCGCCCGGACAAAGCTACACCACGCTCGAGCTCAAAGTGTCGTACCACCGCGCGATGACCGCCGACACCGGGCCGGTCCGTGCCGAAGGGACGATCACTGCGTTCGGGCGCCGTGTCGCCTTTGCCGAGGCGAAGCTGACCGACGCCAATGGCCGTCTGCTTGCATCTGCCACCTCGACCTTGCTGGTGATCACGCCATGA
- a CDS encoding TetR/AcrR family transcriptional regulator: protein MRYDSDHKSETRKRVLTEAARDIRAKGPGGIAVAGIMARAGLTHGGFYAHFKSKDELIAEAIGTMFDDARGRFDKAMAESDPAAALRLYLDFYLSPRHRDTRERGCPLPALSSDLARLDPIPRARFGEGVAALTGRLADALDRHGIADATVAASSMLSEMVGAVSLARAVDDAAQSDAILENAAAMLRQRFGLEVAE from the coding sequence ATGCGCTACGACAGCGATCATAAGAGCGAGACGCGCAAGCGCGTGCTGACGGAGGCCGCGCGGGATATCCGTGCCAAGGGGCCGGGCGGCATCGCAGTCGCCGGGATCATGGCGCGCGCCGGGCTGACCCATGGCGGTTTCTATGCCCATTTCAAATCGAAGGACGAACTGATCGCTGAGGCGATCGGCACCATGTTCGACGATGCGCGGGGCCGCTTCGACAAGGCGATGGCGGAAAGCGATCCGGCCGCCGCGCTGCGCCTCTATCTCGATTTCTACCTTTCGCCGCGCCACCGCGACACGCGCGAGCGCGGCTGCCCATTGCCTGCCTTGTCGTCCGATCTGGCGCGGCTCGATCCGATCCCGCGTGCCCGCTTCGGCGAAGGCGTTGCTGCGCTGACCGGGCGGCTGGCCGACGCGCTCGACCGGCACGGTATCGCCGATGCGACGGTTGCGGCATCCTCCATGCTGTCGGAAATGGTCGGTGCGGTATCGCTGGCGCGCGCGGTAGATGACGCGGCGCAATCCGATGCGATCCTCGAAAATGCTGCAGCCATGCTGCGGCAGCGCTTCGGGCTGGAGGTGGCGGAATGA